One window from the genome of Eucalyptus grandis isolate ANBG69807.140 chromosome 7, ASM1654582v1, whole genome shotgun sequence encodes:
- the LOC120295531 gene encoding uncharacterized protein LOC120295531 has protein sequence MAASDRPPAVYFDDKWKLARKEAAPSRGGRAASPPASASASASRSRSPSQRRCAFSRRCARLVSEQRARFYIVRRCVTMLLCWREYGD, from the coding sequence ATGGCCGCTAGCGATCGCCCGCCGGCGGTTTACTTCGACGACAAGTGGAAGCTGGCGCGGAAGGAGGCGGCGCCGTCGCGGGGCGGGAGGGCGGCGTCTCCaccggcgtcggcgtcggcgtcggcgtcgaggtcgaggtcgccGTCGCAGAGAAGGTGCGCCTTCTCCAGGAGGTGCGCGAGGCTGGTGAGCGAGCAGAGGGCGAGGTTCTACATCGTGAGGCGCTGCGTCACCATGCTGCTCTGCTGGCGCGAGTACGGCGACTGA
- the LOC104454308 gene encoding LOW QUALITY PROTEIN: peptidyl-prolyl cis-trans isomerase FKBP20-1 (The sequence of the model RefSeq protein was modified relative to this genomic sequence to represent the inferred CDS: inserted 1 base in 1 codon): protein MAEAIDLTGDGGVMKTIVRRAKPDAVSPSETLPLVDVRYEGVLAETGEVFDSTHEDNTLFSFEIGKGSVISAWDTALRTMKVGEVAKITCKPEYAYGSTGSPPDIPPDATLIFEVELVACKPCKGFSVTSVTEDKARLEELKKXREIAAATKEEEKKRREEAKAAAAARVQAKLDAKKGHGKGKGKAK from the exons ATGGCTGAGGCAATCGATTTGACGGGTGATGGAGGGGTCATGAAGACAATTGTGCGACGAGCAAAACCGGATGCAGTCTCTCCTTCAGAGAcccttcctcttgttgatg TTCGTTATGAAGGAGTACTTGCTGAAACTGGTGAAGTCTTTGACTCAACACATGAAGACAATACTCTATTCTCCTTTGAGATCGGAAAGGGCTCGGTGATCAGTGCTTGGGACACTGCATTGAGAACTATGAAG GTTGGGGAGGTTGCAAAAATCACATGTAAGCCAGAATATGCCTATGGCAGCACGGGTTCTCCACCCGATATCCCACCAGA TGCAACCCTTATTTTTGAGGTGGAGTTAGTTGCATGCAAACCGTGCAAGGGCTTTTCAGTGACCAGTGTCACAGAAGACAAGGCTAGGCTTGA GGAGCTGAAGA CAAGGGAGATAGCTGCCGCAaccaaagaggaagagaagaagaggagggaagAAGCTAAAGCTGCAGCTGCTGCTCGTGTTCAAGCCAAGCTGGATGCTAAGAAAGGTCACgggaagggaaagggaaaagcAAAATGA
- the LOC104454309 gene encoding E3 ubiquitin-protein ligase SDIR1 — protein MSFVFRGSRPDIENGFPEFIPERRAVRLHAARPVKSNSLAFLVTVLLLFMILNSNQMSPNFLLWLVLGVFLMATTLRMYATCQQLQAQAQVHAAAANSLLGHTELRLHMPPSIALATRGRLQGLRLQLALLDREFDELDYETLRALDSDNVPTVPAMNEEEIDALPVHKYKVTSLPCGGSSAENGSSSLSSEEKKQDVGAAAGSMKSSDDELMCSVCLEQVSAGELIRSLPCMHQFHASCIDPWLRQQGTCPVCKFRVASGWRENGRGIDATFMV, from the exons ATGAGTTTTGTGTTTCGAGGTAGTAGACCAGATATAGAGAATGGATTTCCAGAATTTATTCCCGAGCGTCGTGCTGTG CGTCTTCATGCAGCGCGGCCGGTTAAGTCGAACTCCCTAGCATTTCTTGTCACAG TTCTCCTGCTATTCATGATTCTCAACTCCAACCAGATGTCACCAAATTTTTTG CTCTGGCTCGTGCTTGGTGTCTTCTTGATGGCAACAACCCTTAGGATGTATGCGACTTGCCAGCAACTTCAAGCTCAGGCCCAGGTCCATGCTGCGGCTGCCAATAGCCTTCTTGGTCATACTGAATTGCGGTTGCATATGCCACCGTCCATAGCACTTGCAACAAGAGGACGTTTACAAGGCCTTAGGCTTCAGCTCGCTCTATTGGACCGTGAATTCGACGAATTAG ACTATGAAACTTTGAGAGCACTGGATTCTGATAATGTTCCAACAGTTCCGGCAATGAATGAAGAGGAGATTGATGCTCTTCCTGTCCACAAATACAAGGTTACCAGTCTTCCATG CGGTGGCTCCTCTGCGGAAAATGGCTCGTCTTCATTATCATCCGAG GAGAAAAAGCAAGATGTAGGTGCTGCAGCTGGGAGCATGAAGAGTTCAGATGATGAGCTGATGTGCAGTGTGTGCTTGGAGCAAGTTTCAGCAGGAGAGCTCATCCGAAGCTTGCCATGCATGCATCAG TTCCATGCAAGTTGCATTGATCCATGGTTGAGACAGCAGGGAACGTGTCCTGTCTGTAAATTCAGAGTTGCCTCTGGATGGCGTGAAAATGGGCGAGGAATCGACGCTACATTCATGGTCTGA